A single window of Haliotis asinina isolate JCU_RB_2024 chromosome 5, JCU_Hal_asi_v2, whole genome shotgun sequence DNA harbors:
- the LOC137283242 gene encoding nodal homolog: MLTRDVGVQIEASQNGERPPADLPGLSHQLDYQKPSTQFMLEMFNILQKGIPLARAAGRKRNTVIFRKADTIRSFTAKDVTQKIVRKRVELSFQIPDLPKNEHLRLAEFRCKRSTSPSKKNWVKVIIFKGPNIARKVYMRVQAITQGEYWVFDISRAITAWFSDYKGEPFSIHIEIAGTSSNTPSQTTPKTQGYLLVFYLENRDFLKRLLNTYKVEEHLAFGRLGNVTSRGKRSVHDIKRGGQQKNRRWKKSGKKQVCRLYDFEVDFTTIGWGQWIIHPTRFNSKFCYGNCPSPIDMRLKPTNHAMLQSLMRRKRSNVAPAPCCVPTKLEPLSMMYLEDGEVVVRHHEDIIASECGCR; the protein is encoded by the exons ATGCTTACCAGGGATGTTGGAGTTCAAATTGAGGCTTCTCAGAACGGGGAAAGACCGCCTGCAGATCTTCCCGGTTTGAGTCATCAACTTGATTATCAAAAGCCTTCAACACAATTTATGCTAGAAATGTTTAACATTCTTCAAAAAGGGATACCACTTGCAAGAGCGGCAGGCAGAAAACGGAACACAGTTATTTTCAGGAAAGCTGACACTATCAGGAGCTTCACTGCTAAAG atgtAACACAAAAGATTGTCAGAAAGAGAGTAGAGTTATCATTCCAGATCCCAGATCTGCCCAAGAATGAGCATCTCCGATTAGCCGAGTTCCGGTGCAAACGCTCTACCTCCCCTTCAAAGAAGAATTGGGTCAAGGTTATCATTTTCAAGGGACCCAATATAGCACGAAAAGTTTACATGAGGGTCCAAGCTATAACCCAAGGTGAATATTGGGTATTTGACATTAGTCGAGCCATCACTGCCTGGTTCAGTGATTACAAAGGGGAACCATTCAGCATTCATATAGAAATTGCAGGCACTTCCtccaatactccttcccaaacaACTCCCAAAACTCAGGGATACTTACTTGTGTTTTATTTGGAAAATCGCGACTTTCTCAAAAGACTTTTGAATACTTACAAAGTGGAAGAGCATTTGGCTTTTGGGAGATTAGGTAATGTGACATCACGTGGTAAAAGATCTGTCCATGACATCAAGAGAGGTGGACAACAGAAGAACAGAAGATGGAAGAAATCAGGAAAGAAACAGGTCTGTCGTCTGTACGATTTTGAAGTGGATTTCACGACAATCGGCTGGGGACAGTGGATCATCCATCCTACACGCTTCAACTCCAAATTCTGCTATGGAAACTGTCCCTCCCCTATCGATATGCGATTGAAACCCACCAACCACGCCATGTTGCAGTCACTCATGAGGAGGAAACGTTCCAATGTTGCTCCAGCACCTTGTTGCGTCCCCACCAAACTGGAACCTCTCAGTATGATGTACCTGGAGGATGGTGAAGTGGTTGTGCGCCATCACGAGGACATAATCGCCTCTGAATGTGGTTGCCGATGA
- the LOC137284966 gene encoding uncharacterized protein has translation MSDERSSILPGRQSSSTPSSDPDAIYHDSSQSPKARLLQILFVVTVILMVLISVILSIYRGVIMETAGSMYFMLGISLVGFVIIEICMILFIRKGDLPKGKTWFLYFVGVCVILEAIFTDVLLFQ, from the exons ATGTCGGACGAAAGGTCATCGATTCTTCCAGGaagacagtcatcaagtacACCATCCAGTGATCCAGATGCAATCTACCATGACAGTTCACAGTCTCCCAAAGCG CGTCTCCTGCAGATATTGTTTGTCGTAACTGTGATTCTCATGGTACtg ATCAGTGTCATACTGAGTATCTATCGAGGTGTCATAATGGAAACAGCAGGCTCTATGTACTTCATGCTTGGCATCAGTCTTGTTGGTTTCGTTATCATAGAGATTTGTATG atccTATTTATTCGGAAAGGCGACTTACCCAAGGGGAAGACTTGGTTCCTGTATTTTGTAGGAGTGTGTGTTATTTTAGAGGCAATATTTacagatgttttactgttccaGTGA